One Glycine max cultivar Williams 82 chromosome 4, Glycine_max_v4.0, whole genome shotgun sequence DNA segment encodes these proteins:
- the LOC100787225 gene encoding histone deacetylase complex subunit AFR2-like protein, producing the protein MLEAMESSVNGGFSHLQSCGDSSEEELSVLPRHTKVVVTGNNRTKSVLVGLQGVVKKAVGLGGWHWLVLTNGIEVKLQRNALSVIEAPTGNEEDDDLEFENMPWNGSDMASDDTHKFHKSRHRMHRTLGSSHKTTSRSFSADSQSKGSVSMPLHGSTKVDLSKLEMAALWRYWRHFNLVDAFPNPSKEQLVDVVQRHFMSQQMDELQVIVGFVQAAKRLKTVWK; encoded by the exons ATGCTAGAGGCAATGGAAAGTTCGGTCAATGGTGGCTTCTCCCATTTGCAGAGCTGTGGAGATAGTAGCGAAGAAGAGTTATCGGTGCTTCCTCGTCACACCAAAGTTGTCGTAACCGGAAATAACCGCACCAAATCGGTGCTCGTTGGTCTTCAAGGTGTCGTTAAGAAAGCCGTTGGACTAGGCGGATGGCATTGGCtg GTTCTTACAAATGGTATTGAAGTTAAGCTACAAAGGAATGCTCTTAGCGTGATTGAAGCACCCACCGGTAATGAGGAAGACGATGACCTTGAGTTTGAAAATATGCCGTGGAATGGATCAGATATGG CATCGGACGACACACACAAGTTCCACAAGTCGAGGCATAGAATGCATAGAACATTGGGATCATCTCACAAAACCACGAGTAGGTCCTTCTCTGCCGATTCACAGTCAAAGGGGTCCGTTTCTATGCCGCTTCATGGCTCCACG AAGGTGGACTTGAGCAAACTTGAAATGGCTGCACTGTGGAGATATTGGCGACATTTTAATCTA GTGGATGCGTTCCCAAACCCATCAAAAGAGCAGCTAGTAGACGTTGTTCAGAGGCATTTCATGTCGCAG cAAATGGACGAATTGCAGGTGATTGTGGGATTTGTCCAAGCTGCAAAGAGGCTTAAGACAGTGTGGAAATGA
- the LOC100784573 gene encoding histone deacetylase complex subunit SAP30-like protein isoform 2 (isoform 2 is encoded by transcript variant 2), translating to MLEAMESSVNGGFSHLQSCGDSSEEELSVLPRHTKVVVTGNNRTKSVLVGLQGVVKKAVGLGGWHWLVLTNGIEVKLQRNALSVIEAPTGNEEDDDLEFENMPWNGSDMASDDTHKSHKSRHRMYRTMGSSHKTMSRSFSGDSQSKGSVSMPNGSAVDLSKLEMAALWRYWRHFNLVDAVPNPSKEQLVDVVQRHFMSQQIDELQVIVGFVQAAKRL from the exons ATGCTAGAGGCAATGGAAAGTTCGGTCAATGGTGGCTTCTCCCATTTGCAGAGCTGTGGAGATAGTAGCGAAGAAGAGTTATCGGTGCTTCCTCGTCACACCAAAGTTGTCGTAACCGGAAATAACCGCACCAAATCGGTGCTCGTTGGTCTTCAAGGTGTCGTTAAGAAAGCCGTTGGACTAGGCGGATGGCATTGGCtg GTTCTTACAAATGGTATTGAAGTGAAGCTACAAAGGAATGCACTTAGCGTGATTGAAGCACCCACTGGTAATGAGGAAGATGATGACCTTGAGTTTGAAAATATGCCGTGGAATGGATCAGATATGG CATCGGACGACACACACAAGTCCCACAAATCGAGGCATAGAATGTATAGAACAATGGGATCATCTCACAAGACCATGAGTAGGTCCTTCTCTGGCGATTCACAGTCGAAGGGGTCCGTTTCTATGCCTAATGGGTCCGCG GTGGACTTGAGCAAACTTGAAATGGCTGCACTGTGGAGATATTGGCGACATTTTAATCTA GTGGATGCGGTCCCAAACCCATCAAAAGAGCAGCTAGTAGACGTTGTTCAGAGGCATTTCATGTCGcag CAAATCGACGAATTGCAGGTGATTGTGGGATTTGTCCAAGCTGCAAAGAGGCTTTAG
- the LOC100784573 gene encoding histone deacetylase complex subunit SAP30-like protein isoform 1 (isoform 1 is encoded by transcript variant 1), protein MLEAMESSVNGGFSHLQSCGDSSEEELSVLPRHTKVVVTGNNRTKSVLVGLQGVVKKAVGLGGWHWLVLTNGIEVKLQRNALSVIEAPTGNEEDDDLEFENMPWNGSDMASDDTHKSHKSRHRMYRTMGSSHKTMSRSFSGDSQSKGSVSMPNGSAKVDLSKLEMAALWRYWRHFNLVDAVPNPSKEQLVDVVQRHFMSQQIDELQVIVGFVQAAKRL, encoded by the exons ATGCTAGAGGCAATGGAAAGTTCGGTCAATGGTGGCTTCTCCCATTTGCAGAGCTGTGGAGATAGTAGCGAAGAAGAGTTATCGGTGCTTCCTCGTCACACCAAAGTTGTCGTAACCGGAAATAACCGCACCAAATCGGTGCTCGTTGGTCTTCAAGGTGTCGTTAAGAAAGCCGTTGGACTAGGCGGATGGCATTGGCtg GTTCTTACAAATGGTATTGAAGTGAAGCTACAAAGGAATGCACTTAGCGTGATTGAAGCACCCACTGGTAATGAGGAAGATGATGACCTTGAGTTTGAAAATATGCCGTGGAATGGATCAGATATGG CATCGGACGACACACACAAGTCCCACAAATCGAGGCATAGAATGTATAGAACAATGGGATCATCTCACAAGACCATGAGTAGGTCCTTCTCTGGCGATTCACAGTCGAAGGGGTCCGTTTCTATGCCTAATGGGTCCGCG AAGGTGGACTTGAGCAAACTTGAAATGGCTGCACTGTGGAGATATTGGCGACATTTTAATCTA GTGGATGCGGTCCCAAACCCATCAAAAGAGCAGCTAGTAGACGTTGTTCAGAGGCATTTCATGTCGcag CAAATCGACGAATTGCAGGTGATTGTGGGATTTGTCCAAGCTGCAAAGAGGCTTTAG